The genomic stretch tctcgatattcatgacacgagatccaaaaagaactcgcgatgctctctagcctaaataattgaagaggattagaaagttcaaattacaaatgtgatatagatacaatcctatttgatctctcagaattggaaacccatgatcctcacttcacatatcctgtagattttcaaactcattgatttcatccgttcgttactttcaattccaactatatcatgaacttactaaggttgtcatgaacttgcaaggcttaccaatctGAACAATCCGTCATAAAcatgtatgcacgtcacaagatctatcttgatcatgcaaaatttcttatcttacaatgaaaattcttacgtaattatgtaagtaaagttgattgctctaaatgaaaattcttctcaagtaaaaaaactttcaaatcagatcacattgcggttagaacaagtgctcaccacctgcaagcggtggcaccgccccagctggaggtagcacgcacctccggctgtcacgtgttgcaagcggttgcatcgccccagctagaggtgcaaccgcccgcaactctgcccctttttaaaccgagctagggccgtcggtggaaccgaccccaactcactcctttcccctctttactcttccaaagcttctacacctccatttctcccctcatagcataccaaatactcctcatttcgaagcaaaagatcaacaatctttccccctcttgaagatctcactaaggtattctctaagaagcccttaaattctgtttttgattcatttactcttgctcattactatcctcctaaatagcagtagttatggggtctagaagatcctcaagggacaaagggaagaggagattagtggaagattttgatcttacccttttcgattcaaaatatcatgttgaaaagttttcctctttcgaacttcggagtgtcaataagggaaaacatgttgatttaaatgaactaagagacttagagacaatccaatggtttgcaaacttagatctactccctattttacaaattaatgaacccatatctccaagactagttagattgttttacaataatatacaagtagatgaagaagaaagaatgtctacctatctcttaggacaacatatctctattacggataaattcatttgcgacatgataggcattcccataaaaagtagaggactttactttagaggatcatgagatgatgaaactgttgggacaacatatgttgaagccttaggaactattttcgccaatcccaacttaacatttgttcctaaaagttgtgaacatctattgccactaaacactaaggtactttatcatatcctaactagcagcattctccctaaacaataccatcatgatgaagtaagccaattagaattaggaactatgtatttgatcatgaaaggacatgacatctgtcttggttatcttatccagcaaaacatgttagaactatctaagaaagacatgatacttccatatggtggtataatcactagaatactgaaagcctacgatattctaataccaccggaagaagaagtaataaaagtagataggtttagcataataaataaaaatctacttcaccgattaagatgtgtttacagaaactgtaactgggttagaatgcctagaagaactgatccccctcaacctgaaccagaaccggaaacaccagtctttaggggtactcaatctccttcgatctgtccctttgaggaaacacattcatttgagccagctcatacatcatttgtcgaagatattgggattcggatggaccgatttgaacaaagataagaacggcttgaacatcgataagatcaaatcctatctgagttgtagcaaattcatcgacaatttgactctttatttaggcattttaattttccacctcctgaatgagcttgtatgtgtattgtaaactctttatgttactcactatgatcacaatgccttgtgccttgatccttgatctggttacctgatgtatttatttgtgagcagagtcacaaacatcactcattgtttaatctcgttactcactgtcggattttacatcgaaactaaatgtttttgaaaaccttgtgtcttgatttccatgataaatatgatttgtgaaaatgatataccaatgcagttgatgcgtcatgtttttacaaaacctctaagtgaagaacaatttgatttcataagaagagaattaggaatgttgatgtgtccgagtacataaactagttaaaattatctttcggacttaattgaatgatcaaatcacttgattgccattacatgccaaaataacatgttggaaattatgtgttgaatacaaaaatttccataacaattagCATGTTTTGATTGtagttgaaaatctatagcatagtcttgtccgaatgcatgaaagtgctcatttcatgtttggattcgcttaacaattagtatcctaaaaatcggattttctcatacacttatatgtgaaaaatatttttctgaaatggacttgatgaaatgattcctgcttatgaattccatcttgaaatatggatgatagtgcttttacttgcaaagatttgcttcacatacatatcttgatacctgaagcatgatttaatctctcatcggttttaacttcactcagagtaaactcacaaatagctggtatcacaaatgaccttcctccttcatgcaaaaagattataacaaataaaaaggaagaagtattcaaagtgattgatttcctatcacttactattggaaaataacttgaacctagtaaaggcatgaacgactatcacacttatgctcaaaattcgcttattgttctcctgctattacaattaccatgctttttgttgatgacaaagggggagaaatatatgagtattaatgtcattcttgcatcaccgagaaatatataagtattaatgtcatgcttgcatcaccaagagatatatgaattgatgctatgattgctataatttgcataatgccttgtttgtatcttgtaatgatatcaaaatcttacttcgcagttttacatgttgatatcttacaatctgatgaattgttactattaccatcattcaaacctgttatataaaatttgaaaatgaatgtcaagccttgacatcatctttagagagatacatcatgatgggaatcatgatgtgagtattgataagtttaaatgattttaacttatcaatatgtctcttgaattcaaaggttctgaattctaaaatgacttatctcaagtatggcatatagacagggagagttaaggttaactccattatcaattgattgtcatcataaaaaaggggtagattgttgaatctcgaattttgatgatgaagtcaattgtcatttgttatctaatctatatgttgagataagtgtgtaggattaactacgatgaaagtaagacatgcaacaggagttgcgccggagtcaagacaatgatcacgttgggagttcgagagttcgacggaagttcggacagtcgtcggaggttctgcgggaacaaatccgagaagtccatgagcttgccaaagaagctcgtcggaactcgccaagtggatcgtcgcaagtccaggagtttgccggaagtccgcaggagcatcaccgagggttcatcgaatgatcgacggaagttcgctggaagctcgccggaagaagcgattgacgcaccagagcaagttgcagtaaatgtcttagggaatatcgtagttagcacaatgattaagttggaaatgggaggtgatcccattaacttaatcttggggcaattgggcccttgaaaaacccaaattgggccgaatggatcaacccattcggaccctgatttctgccaggcggttgaaccgcctaaggcaggaggttgcaccgcctgggctcagtcttcgagcgagactgggcggtgcaaccgctccagccaggcggtggcaccgactgggctcagtctctgagcgagactgggcggtgcaacctcccctaacaggaggtggcaccgcttgggctcggtctccgagcactggctgagcggtgcaaccgcctcagtcaggaggttgcaccgcctgagctcggtcttcgagctctggcaggaggtgcaaccgcccctgacaggaggtggcaccgcctagaggctcagtcttcgagctctgcgaggcggtgtaaccgctccagtcaggaggtgcaaccgcctgatcccggaattccgggaattgacagttttgagctccaaatttgaactgggttggggcctataaataccccacccatttagcactgaaagagcacaaatttgaactgggttggggcctataaataccccacccatttagcactgaaagagcactgaacatacaccgaaatcttgatcttgttctgtgatttttagagctcaaaattattgtaaaggccaaaagttcttctccctcttttcttccaagttctgtgctgtaaagagaggagagaaaattctgtaagggttgtctcctaagcccgtcaaaaggagtgaaactgtaaacgggtggttggccttcgcctattgaaggaaggcctctagttgacgtcggtgacctcgtcggtggaggaagccaaaagtggagtaggtcaagattgaccgaaccactctaaatctcggtttgcatttactttgagcatattatctttactgcaaacctcctctaaagcttactgctttctgtgcatatacgatcgggtttcaagctttgcactttccgaatcagtgtttagacgtaaagctgttttttcgtacgatcatcatatttcagtttgcgtttacgttttgatttctatcataactgcaaactgcctttatatccttgcttaaactgcatctcgcctaatcaagtgatttacgaataagcatttagatgtaaatcggtttcttcgtacgaacgtcgtatttcagtttgcgcttatattctggttttcatcataactgcaaactgccttcatagattgactttaacgtcatctcgcttgatcttaagttaaagtaatcttagaatcggctttcacaccgaaatcgtttttatcgttcgaacatttttttatcgttaaaagatttccgctgcactaattcaccccacccacccccccctcttagtgctcttgatcctaacacacccGAGGTTCCTACGAGGAAGAATGCGATGATGCGCCCTAAGGGATCCTCTAAAGAGGCCGAGGCAAGTCGGCCAAAAAAGAAACCGAAGATCGGAACTCAGAAGGTGTCTGAGGGTATGGCAACTAGAGAGGTCGTAGCTCGAGAGATGTGTGAGTCAGGCAACACTTCTCGAGGAACTTCGCAAGGCGAGGGTTCGATGAGTGCCTAGGGAAAAGGACATGCAGGGTCTTCTGGTGATGACCCTTCCAACAAAAAGGCGATGCAGCCTAAGTCGATGCAAGATTTGTGCCACATCCGGGCTCATTCCAAGGGCGAGCCTTTTCAAGCTCTCAGCATGGTCGACTTGCCGGAGGGGGAATCGGGGGCACCCTACGAATCACGCTAGTTGACCCTGAAGACGGCGAGTATGATTTGGGCCGATGGGTCAGCAGCCTTAGAGTTTTCCTGAGGCACGCTCAACCCAGGCCTGGTGAAGCAACTGTATTACTCGCCTTTCGtggtgttggaaaatctagggggcgacatctcatgcacagcgaaagaacataaaaaaataaattctcaAATTCTTaaagatgtgttcatcgtcgtgcgaagattggtgcgcaaaaattacAAAACCTAAAACTGCATAAATTAAGGAttttgttacatagggagatcgtatatccctgaatccatacagatctctaggagagggtgaaggaggtcaagcgctctcctctctaacggtgatccacatagtaggctgagacgacgctcctcaaaactccaggcctactctgaggaggagagagggaggagaatatgagaggcaaccaAAGAGCTCtcgcctatgaaccattagttccctcctatttatagaggtccattgtcaacttaaccctaatggatccagccttattgggtattggatctccatccaactacctaagcctcttagattagtggatctttatctaataatctcttattgattcttattggatctcatccatagaatccaataattcaggggcttattagatattcaataagatggggctccggcggatatctcatatccgaacctctactcatcgcaatacctactatatgtatgtgaccctttaagcccaatatcgagctgcccgtgagtcatacctatcagaactccttctgactcaatgaattattatctccataatatttcactcgactcatcgattacaaacgtactaggccactacgcagtagtccccatacgatacaggggaatccaatccattggacttatctatcctcagttatcatgtacctataatccctcatccatctaatatcccaaagaccgtataccgggcatggtgctatcagacccatacagtttctactcgagtctcactctaatcgaattctctcagagaactttttttctctcaatcaaaatgaccttggccagagatttgtttaagcaagaatacatgagatattcctctcatgacactaagagtggatgatcctctatcgacactcaatagtccttgtaaggttggctaccactcccgatgaccgattatgCTAGATATGGAACCTCTAgatctataagtccagtatcaaagagtgaagtacttatataggatatccttggtgtcttaagtctaaggaccagatacatcgctaggactacggaatcgatgtttgacaataaggcattataaaccattcaacatttcataagaggatcaatcagtgaactcattctccaatgagcacatgtactgcatCCCtaatatccccacacgagcaactatgagaccagttgcatccatcgtatggacgagtatatagtacactagtctgtccggttatctcgatgcccctctcgagtaacctatgattgggattatttaggatctgtgtttaaaggcaaatcggtctcattatcgtgatctcactacgatctgattcccattgcatagatccaaggacatcattatatatatatatatatatatatatatatatatatatatatatatatatgcaacaatcaatataaagatatagaataccaaataataataataataagtaataagACTgcttatcaagtcacacgtgcaatcactcacgtgattgacttgtagggcacttatgactagcacgtgGTGTTGATGGATTAGGTTGCAAAATCCCTGGTAAGTTTAGCTCTTCTTCGTTCTTCATACCAACCTAAGGGTCAGTTCTATCTTTGTTGGTGCAGAACCAACATTACACCATGGCCTTGATTGATCATGTCTATGATGTGGGTCGGGTAATTGAACACTTAGTGCATCGAGAGATTGAAGAGTTGAGAAGCGGGCCTAGTGCTACGACCGTAGGGACGGCCGAGCAACGAGCCACCGATTTGGAAGCCGAGGTGGAGCGGCCGAAGATGGAGCTTGGCGAGGTCGAGTGGCTAAAGACCAAGTTAGCCGAGTCACAATGCCAACTAAAGGAGTGCCGAGGGCGGATTTGGATACTAGATGATGAAGTACTAACCCTCTCTTAGAACGTCGAAGTTGCTCGATCTACATCTCGGGTTGCCAAGGAGGTGCTTAACGAGGAGTGTCGTGTAGCGCCAGAGAGGGCGAAAGAAGCCATCGTCGACTGTAAGAGGTCCGTCGGTTTCAAGCTCAGGTTGCAAAGATCGAGGCAGGTGACCTATGAATTTGGGTACCGAGTCGCCCTTGCTCGATTTCGGGCGAAGTACCTTGACCTCAAGGTGGAGCAAGATCCCTTGGAGCGTCCAAGGCTCAAGTATCCTTGAGCTCGTAATTCGGTGACGTGTTCTGCCGAGTTGGAACCGTCATCGTATGTCTCTAGAATCTCTTGGGTACAAGCTTATCCTAAATCTCCTAGGTGAAAGAAGATCCACCCGAGGAGCCTTCTCCTGCCTCCTCCTTCAATTTATGAAATTCTCATTGGAATTCATCCAATCGCCGGTTCACAAGAGACAACTGGACTCTAAATGAGTCGTCGACCGAGTCTAACGATAGAGTGTCAGGCTCAGGGAATGTCGGCTTAGCTAGGCGAGGCATGGGGGTGCTTCATCCGGGCACCATTCTTTGATCTCCGACCCGCTCCTCGGTCTCCGAGTGAGGAATCAGGGCCCGAGGTGATAGATCGACCGAAGAAGCATCGCGAGGCCCTGAAGGGAGCATTGGTGGGATCAACAGTGGGGGAGTTGTTTGTTAGATGAGTTGAGGGATGAGTGAGATGATTGTTTACATCATCCCCGCCAAGGCTTGGACCTGCTTGGTgaggctgaggaatgcctcgaCCAAGATGACAAGTTATCCCGAGACGTTCCCAGGCGAGAAAACCCGAGGTTATTGAACAGGCGCTCATAGCGATTCAGTGTTTGGGCCACGACACCCCGTCTCCATGTGGGATGGCAAGCCGTTGCCCCCCAAGCCTGTAGGCAAAGTGGGTTGCTGGCGGCTCTTCGTCAGAATGGGCTACGAGGTTGATCGTCATTGAATGCTCTTGCGACATCAGGCTCTCCTTCTAGTACCAAAAATATTGTGGAACTTAACGTCGTGGCATAGGAGTCGACACGGCTAGGTTCCGCCCCGAAGATGCAGGGTCGCCCACACGAGGATCTAATGATGTGGCGAAGGAACCAAGTCGGGTCTGGGAGCACCTCACTGGTCGGCTCGAGGTGAGCCTTCGATTGCTGCTCCTCCCTGCCAAGAAAAGGTCAATGTCAGGAGGGGGATTCCCGATTTGACCTCTCCGAAGTTAACTCAAGGTGGTATATAGGTGTTTGAGGTGTCTTTTTTGTTAGTGGGGAGGAGATTGGCTTTTATACTTGTTTGTCGAAGGGTCAACCATATGAGGCTTATTAATGATCTATGATACCTTGGGAGGCCGACACATGCTTTCTGTGTGACACGAGCCAACCTGTATGGCTCCGTACTATGCGGCACCACCTTGCATCATCGCGAATGGCTTGAGGTAGGGCAGCACTGTCTCGTACAGATCCAAACAGCACGAGTACAACTTCCATCACCCTCAGTGCTAAGGTGCTTTGGGTGCTTTGGCAGCGTGTGTGCACCACATCAGTCATAAGGAGGCTGTCGTTGGTTGCCATGCAAGTCACGCCAAAATATGTCCTATCGGATAAAAAAACacgaaatcaactctaattagaaGGCATGACACGCCCAGTGTGTTCCCCGAACCTGAAGCATGCGAAGTATGTCTACGGCATGGGGCTTATAACGTTTCTTTGATGCTCGAATCTAGAAGCAGCGAGCTTGTGAAGTCGATCACACGTATGGTCTACACGTAGAGAGTCGAAACACGGCGTTTAATCGTTGCTTTGTCCGCATCTGCGGCGACCTTTCGGCCATCAAGTACCAATCGTGGCCGTATACTTGGAAGTAGACTTGAATACGGATTGACAACATTATCAATGGGAAACTTATGTCATGAATATGAACTCGTGAATCAGTCTAAATAAGGCAGCTCTTCTGCGTATGAACATGGAAAGAGTCGCACTACATCTTCTTCCTATGTTGTTCAAAGTGCCGTCGTGATTCCAAGTTCAAAGCGTTTATTTATCTTCTATGTAGATTGTTACGGTGGACGACATGAGATTGAGACGACAGCAGCCTCTTAAGCCTGCTTATCATATGAAAGCGAACGCCTGGAGTCAATCGCATGCGCCATCAACTCTGATGAGACgtggagaaggggaagaaaaagaggaaaggAATAACAACTTGGAAAGCAGCTGTTTTGCACGCCAGTTGGTGTCTGACAGTTGGCTGACTTTTGCGATGACTGGTCAAAGCGGAAACGTAGACTCGATGCTGCGGACGGCTAACTACTTATTAGTGTCTCCCGTCTCCTGTCCTACtctcgggagagagagagagagagagagagagagagagagagaggctacgGAAAGGCCAAGGAAGGGGAATGGGGAACTGCGTTTGGCCTTCCTCAAGATCTGCAAGTCCTGCAGATACCACACCATCCAGTCCAGGTATTGCCAGACAGAATCAATCGGCAAAGGTTCTGCGGAAGGAATCGAGATTGAATCTGTTTTTTTGGTCTTTGTTGGGATCAAGTTTCGCTATACTTCGCTCATCTTTTTGCTGAAATTGCTCGAGTTTCCATCTTTACATGCGATTTGAGGATGTCTTTCGATTCGCTTTGTTTTCGCTGCTCTTTCTAGGTTCTGTTCTTCCCCTCTGCCCCTCCCCCCTTGGCCTCTTCCATTTACAGAACGAACAGAATGATTCCGTATCCGTCAATCCAAACTGGGGCTTGGAATTTGCGGTCCAATTTTGGATTTTGACTTGGACCACATGAGCCTCTTCTGATTTCGTCAAGATTCATTTGATTTCGTGGTTCACATGGCAGTAGCTGAAGGAGATATTCCTCTTGTGGCATCGCAGGGCGGTCGACACCCAAGACGGGCAGTAGCACCACAACCACCGGGAAGCTGTCGagccccagcagcagcagcaccttcGGGCAGTCCACCGGCAGCAGCAGCGCGAGCATTGATGAGGTGTTTCCCGATGGCCGGATCCTGGAGGCGCCCAACCTCCGGATCTTTTCCTTCGCCGAGCTGAGGACCGCCACCAGGAACTTCAAGCCGGAGATGGTTCTCGGAGAAGGCGGATTCGGGAAGGTGTACAAGGGGTGCGTGGAGGAGAAGACCCTGAACCCTGCCAAGAGCGGCGTGGGGATGGTGGTCGCCGTGAAGAAGCTGAACCCCGAGAGCATGCAAGGGCTGGAGGAATGGCAGGTGCCCTCTCTCCCCTCCCTCGCTCACTGAAACAAGCTTCCAATGCTTCCCTCTCTCACCATGTGGCTGGTGGTTGCAGTCTGAAGTAAATTTCCTGGGGAGGCTGTCACACCCAAACCTCGTCAAGCTGATGGGGTACTGCTGGGAGAAGGAGCTCCTCCTCGTGTACGAATACATGCCCAAGGGAAGCTTGGAGAACCACCTCTTCCGAAGTGAGTTCGACCCTCCATGTCCATGAGTCATTCTGTAGCTGTCATGAATCCATGTTGATCAGCATATGGTTCTTGTGCACAGGAGGAGCAGCGTTTGAGCCACTCTCTTGGAGCATAAGGCTAAAGATCGCCATTGGAGCAGCTCGAGGCCTCGCGTTCCTGCACTCTTCGGAGAAGCAGGTCATCTACCGCGACTTCAAGGCCTCCAACATCCTCCTCGACGCGGTAAGTCTCCGCCATTAGTGGGCCTCTTGCCTCCCTCTCTCGACAAGCCTTGATCGAAGTCTGCTTTCCTCATCCCTTGCGCAGAACTACAACGCCAAGCTCTCCGATTTCGGCCTCGCGAAGCATGGCCCGACCGGCAGTGACTCACATGTCACCACGCGCGTCATGGGAACCTACGGCTATGCGGCACCGGAGTACGTCGCCACTGGTACGCGTCTCACCCCGCCCACTCATTCATGGTGTGGATTGTGAGGCTTATCATGAACAGTGATCGCATTCTACCAAGCTCATGAACTGGCTTCTTCCATGGATCAGGTCATCTGTATGTGAAGAGCGACGTGTATGGATTCGGAGTCGTGCTGCTGGAGACGCTCTCCGGCCAGAGAACACTGGACCCCAACCGGCCGAGCGGGCAGCACAACTTGGTGGACTGGGCAAGGCCGATGCTGGCCGACCGGAGGAAGCTGGCGCGACTGATGGACCCGCGGCTGGAGGGGCAGTACTCCTCCAAGGGGGCTCTGCAAGCGGCGCAGCTCACCCTGCGATGCCTCGCGGGCGA from Musa acuminata AAA Group cultivar baxijiao chromosome BXJ1-3, Cavendish_Baxijiao_AAA, whole genome shotgun sequence encodes the following:
- the LOC135623486 gene encoding probable serine/threonine-protein kinase PIX13, which codes for MGNCVWPSSRSASPADTTPSSPGRSTPKTGSSTTTTGKLSSPSSSSTFGQSTGSSSASIDEVFPDGRILEAPNLRIFSFAELRTATRNFKPEMVLGEGGFGKVYKGCVEEKTLNPAKSGVGMVVAVKKLNPESMQGLEEWQSEVNFLGRLSHPNLVKLMGYCWEKELLLVYEYMPKGSLENHLFRRGAAFEPLSWSIRLKIAIGAARGLAFLHSSEKQVIYRDFKASNILLDANYNAKLSDFGLAKHGPTGSDSHVTTRVMGTYGYAAPEYVATGHLYVKSDVYGFGVVLLETLSGQRTLDPNRPSGQHNLVDWARPMLADRRKLARLMDPRLEGQYSSKGALQAAQLTLRCLAGDPKSRPSMKEVVETLEHVEAIKGGSREPRNTPQRSVAAEAPCRAHGRAAPPLHPGGAAARQPHSARCR